The genome window GTCGAATTGATGGGGGAGGTGAACCAGAATGCTTCGCAGTCCGAATTTATAAGGGGACTGATGTCAAAATTTTGATTGAAGTCGGGAATGAATTCGTTAAAAACGTGGTAGGCGACTTTTAAATCGTCTAGGCAGGTCTGTGCCGTAAAGTATGCAGGCGCAATGATTCCTGTTTTTAAATTTCTTTGTGAAAGGAATACTGCGATTGTTACAATCGAATGGGTGCTTTGCGAAAAGGCAAAACCTTGGGATTCATAGAAATCTTCGCTAGAAAAGCCTAATTTGTTTGCGATGCTTTTCTTGATGGATTCTGGAAGATAATATTGATAGTCAAAAATATCCTGTACGGATTCGTATTTGAGGATATCTTTGAGTTTTGCCTTGTATTCGGAACCGGAATTCCAGTAAGATAGATTTACAGACTGCGTTTCTTTTGACAGGGCTTTTGATGCCTTGTCAAGTTCCATTTCTATTTCGTAGTTAGTCATTTAAATTAAACCGAATACGGCGTCGAGTCCAGTTGCGTCTAGGACTTCCTTGAAGTTTTCGCCGATATTGATGAGCTGCATGTTTCCCTGTTTCTTTTTTAAGGTCTTGAATGTTGAAAGTAAGACTCGGATTCCTGCCGAGGATACATAATCGCATTCTTTAAAATCCATAATTAGCGAATTTATCCGTTCGATGTGCGCTGCAATTTCGGCTGCAAGTTTGGGCGAGGTGAGGGTATTCAGCTCGCCAGAAAGAGCGATTGTCATTTCAGTATCATTCAAAGTAGTTCTAAGTTCCATTCTAGGCTCCGTATTATATTTTAGTAAAAAAGATTGCGAAAAGAATTAAAACAAGTGCTTCCACTGGAAGCCGAGTGTGTAGAATATCCATTCTCTACCGCTGTAAGTCATTAGCGGCTCGTGTTCTACGTCTTTGTATTTTTCGTGGAAACTGCGGCGCGACTGGAAATCAAAAAGCACAAAAAGCTTGTCTTTCTTGCTAAAAGTGATTTCGGCCATGGGCCAAATGTCGATGGTCATAAAGTCTCCCTTGTAGCTAGACGAATAGTCGCCGAAATCGCTGGACTTATAATGGCCCGAAAGCGTGGTACCGACGCCGATCATCGAAAGTTTCAAAGGCATTTGGTAGCCTACAAAGTATTCTTGCTCGTACACCCAGCCACTTGCCAAGCCGTCGGAGGCTTGCCAAAGCCAAACATCGCTGTCGGTGCCAGTCAATTTCTGGTAGCCGGCTTTGTAGGTTGCCGTAGCGACAACATGGTGCCAGTCGCCTTCCCAGAGGGCGGCGAGATCGAACATAAAGCAGCCGCTGACCCAGCCGTACAGGTACCAGTGCGCAAAGGGAGTCATGTCCTTGTATTCAGGCTCTGCTGCATTGTATGCTGCCATGCCTTGGAATAAATCGAACGCGTTCCAGCCGGTTCCTGCCGTGCCGCCGATGGCTAGCTCCAAAAAGGCAATGGGCGATACGGTAATCGATGCGACAGGTGCGAGCGTAATGGGCGAAACTTCCAACCCCGCGCTAAATGTCACATGGTTGTCGGCGGTGAATTCGTCGTCGCCACGCAAGAAGGGGAGCGTGTATGCCGCGTCGAATTCAGCAATGGCCTCGATTCCGTCGTAAGGACCGCTGATTCCTGTGACATGGCTTGAACCGCGGTGGTGTTCTACCTCGGGGTAGTAGGCGGCAGATACCGTAGACGAAATTTCCCAGGGGGATTTTTCTTGTGCAGTATCGGCCGCTTCTTCTGCAAAAAGGAGATTGCAACTAAATAGTGTCGCAATATGTAATGCTAGTTTATTCATACTAATTCTCCTTTTTTTCCTCGTTCTTAGAAACTCATTTTCCCTTTAAACGTGACGCTGCTATAATCGCGGTAGCCGCCGTACATTCCGTATTTATACCCTCTAAAGTACAGGTCCCCGATCAGACTCAGCGTGATGGCGTCGGTCAGCTTGTAGTCGATTTCAAGTTCGCTTGCGCTGGAGAAATACCGCAGGTCTAGTGCCCCCGATGCCATGAGTGTCAGTGTCTCATTCAAGACGGACTTTTCGATACTTAATGTCGCCTGATGCTCGTAATCTCTTCTGTCAAGGTTGTCGTTGTAATCGAAAATTTTATCCATCACGTACTGTGCGGTAATGGTCCAGCCCCCGCTCGGTGTCCAGTCGAGGCCCGCGAGGCCTACGGCTTGATTCTTTCGCTCGCTTGTAGGAATCTTGTTTTCGTTAACGAATTTTTCTATTTGGTAATAAGCGGTTGTTTGGATATGCCGTTTTGGGAAAAAAGCGCCTTCGAATCGGAATACAAGGTCTCCGTAAGGAATTGCGGCGTCGGCACCGACCATGTACATCCTCTTGTATTCACCGGAAACAAGAAGGGTGTCTAAATCGTTTTCCTCGTAGAATTCGTTTATGTAGGGAGAATACTTGATAAGCGGAAGGTCATCCCACCCGTAAAATCCATATAGAGACAGGTCCGCGAACGACGTGTAGGCGCTTGCCCGCAAGGCTAGTTCGCTCTTAGAAAGTTTCTTTTCTGGAAGTTCGAAGTCGTTGTACTTTTCTGGAACACCAACTCTCGATCCATCAAATTTTCTTGGGAAAACTTGACTGTTGAGCGGGTTTCCACTCGCGAGTGGGAGAATACTTGGCGTGAAAAACGGAATCCAGTACGCATCGATTTGAGTCTTTTCGGTCAAGAGTGAAAGACGTACGGCGTCGATTCCGAGTTTAGACTCGTTGTAGTCGCTTGCGACAAAGCTTGATTCGTCTCTCGGGTTGAGTACATCGGTAATCTGGGCGTCGTCAGCCTTTCCCCACGATACAATTTGGCGACCGATTCGGAGGGCGAGCATTTCGCCTTTCCAGTCGATGTAGGCTTCGCGGAGCTTTAGGGCGTAGGTGCCGTCGTCAGCAACGAATGCAGAAGAGCCGTTTGTCGATTGACTTCCCAAGGCGTCGTGGACAATCTGGCCGTTTACGTAAACCATTGCTTCGTCCAGGTACGATTTGATTGTGCCGTCAAAGATCGTCTGGCCGAGTAGAAAATCACCCTTGTTGTGGTGCGTGTTCGGGAGTCCAACTCCCGCCTGTGCGGTGAGGCTACCCAAGAAGACTGTTTCTTGGCTATAAACGGTTGCGGCAAGAGCTAGGCCGAGTGCGGTGAATCGTTTCATACATTCTCCTTTTCTTTGCCGAAGGGCTTGGCCACATGTAGGAGTGCAGGCGTAATGGTGTAGTCGGCGAGCAGGGCGCTCGAAAGGCCGATGATGATCAGAATGCCTAGCACCATCAAGAAACGCATCGGGCTGAACAGGTAGACGCTGAACATGGAGCATAGGATAATTGTCGTCAGGAACATGGTCGAACCAATTTCGCGGAAGGTCGCTTCCATCGCCTTGACGCTGGAGCCGCTTTGTTCGTAGCGCATTTTAAGGTGCGTCGTAAGGTGAATGGTGTCGTCGACGGCGATGCCTAAAACTAGCGGCATTACCGTGATGGTGCTGAAATCAAGCGCAAAGTTGAAGTAGCCCATGACGCCGCCTACCAAAATAACCGGAGCTACGTTCGGAATCATGCCGATGAGCCCAAGCTTTAGGCTAGAGAAAGCGAAAATCAGCATGATGGCGATAATCAAAAGCGAAAATCCGAAGGATTTCAGACCTCCAAAAATAATGCGGTTGCTCATTTCGGAATACCGGATCATGTCGCCTAAAAGGGTGCATTTAGCGCCCGGGAACAGTTCAGCAAGTTTTGCCTTCAACGACTCCATATTGGCGAGCGCTTCTTCTGTGGCGAATTGTGTCATGTCCACATTGACAACGGTCGTCTTGAAGTCTTCGTCCATCGCGTCGCTGAAATCCTCACGCATTTCGATAGATGAAAGTTCCATCAGCTGAGCAAGCATATATTCGTCTTCGGGAACGGTGTAGAAAGAATCTTTTCCTTCGTTCAGGGCGCGATTCATTTCTTTCAAGATGCTTGTCGCTGACTCCACACGAGCCTTGCCGCCCGACCACTTGGTAAGCGAAAGTGTCCCCAGGTAATCTTCTAGCTGTAACAGAGCCTTCATGTTTTCCGGTTTCTTGAAGGCACCTTCTTCGTCATAGGAAATCATAATTTCGTAACTGTACTGGTTGCCGAGCTTTGTCTTGAGCATTTCCTTTGTTTCTCGGATGTACGACATCTTGTCGCCTGTTATAGTAAGGTAGTCCAGTTGCGCTGTCATTTTAAACATCCCGGGGATAAATGCGACGATAATCAGTGCCGTAACAACGATAAAGGCCCTCTTCTTTTTATAGACGAATTTCGACCAATTAGAGAATTTTGTGTCTAACTTGGTGGCGCCTTCTTCGAGATTCGCCTTGGGGGCGCGGTCTTTGCCGAAAGAAAGTAAAATCGGAATTAATGTGGTTACATAGAGATAGATGGCAAGTACGACCAGGGCCGATGTTTTGCCCATCCATTCCAGGGGTTTCATGTCGACAAACAGGAAACTCACGAAAGATGCCATGGTCGTAAGAACGGTAAACAGCACCGGCCATCCGCATTCCTCGACACATTTGATTGCCGATTCTTTGCGCTTGCCAGTGCGTCTAAAGAACAGCTTGAACATCTTGATATAATGCACCGAATAACCCACCGCAAGGGCCATGCCGAGAACGACCGGCAGTGTCACGAGGGCAGAATCGGCTTTTGCTCCAAAATAAGACATTGCGCCAAAGACCGATGCAATGGCGCTGAGGGTTGCAACGGCAGGCACAACGACGCCAAAAACGTTGCGCAGGCACAAGGCCAAAAACAAAAGCATCACGCCGATGCTACAGAGAACCCTGATGCCGTATTCGGGGACTTCGTAGCGGTCTTCGTTGGCATTGTCAAACGGCATGCCACCACCGTAAAGCTTGAAACCCTTATTTTGGAATTCGTCACTTTCGATGATTTCCATCAGCTTGTATCCGATGGCAACCGAGACTTCATCTGGCACGCCGTTGAATTTTTCGTCGAGTTCCTTTCCTTTGAACGGGTGTAGCGATAGGGAAATCCAAGTTTCTCGGCCGTCATCACTCACGAGGGCGTTTACGAGTGCATTCGTCTTCTCGCTTCCGCGCATCACGAGTGCGCGTGCGTGAGCCAGCTCCGCAGAATCCGAGGGAATGCCGTTCTCGTAAGGTTTCTTGATTTCGAAACCTTCTTCATTGCCAACAGGAATGTCGACATCGATAATCGAGGTAAGCCGGTCTGCAAAAGGAATTTCGTCCTTCATCCGGGTTCCGATTTTGTCGATGACCTTCAGCATGTCTTCGCTAAAGACATCTCCGTCCCCTTGCTTTACGAGCAAAACGCCAACACCGTTCAGGTTTCCGAAAATTTCTTCGTATTTCTTTGTGTTTAGCGTTATGTCATCGGAATCGCCGAACCAGCCGTCTTCGCCAATGTCGAGCGCAAACTGACTTAAGCCGGAACTGCAGATGACGGTAACGATGATTAGGGCAATAAGAACTTTCCAGCGATGGCGTAGCTGGGCGCGTCCAATCTTGCCGAAAAATTGACTGAGCTTTTCGACGTTCATATTCAACTTACCTGATGAATCTACTTGACCAGTTCGCGTTCCAAGGCGCTCACCGTAAAGTAACTTTCGTTTACCTTTTCGTCGTATTTCAGGTTGTTGATTTCGTAGACGGTCTTATGGTTGGTCTGCACGTTGGTCATGGTCATTTTCAACGTGGTCCAGTAACCCTTGACCTGCTGAATGTTTTCGCAGGTGAGCGTCTTTTGTAGCCGATTTTGCTTGTCGTAGTATTCGCCCTTGCGGACTACGTAGGTCTTTTTATCGACCCAGGTGATACGGCGGCTGACCTTCGCCTTTGCGTCTTTTGCTTTGGATTCGAGAATCCAACAGTCAACACCGTTTACCTTTTCTTCGCCGAGAATGGCGAAGTTGTCCTTGGAAAGGCTGCGGGTGCCCAGGTCGTCGTAAGTAAAGTCCGTTCCCTGGAAGTCGTCGTCCTTGCTGGAACCTGAAACTCGGCGCACCTTTTTCATGGCCGGCAGGTAAATCCAGCTGTCGCTATCGACAGTGGAACCGTCGGCCTTGTCGGGGTAGTCGTAGGTGAGGTAGCTGATTCCCGCCACGTCTCTGGGTGTCTTGAATACAAGGACCGTCTTGTCGGTGGAGCCGTCCTTCATGGTGTAAGAGGCGATTTCTCGGTTGCGGGTCTTTCCGTTTTTGTCGATCAGGGTAACCGAAATGGTTGCGGACGATGTTTTTCCGGAAGGTAAGTCGTGGACTTTCTTGGCGATTTCGGTTGCCGACTGGGCAAAGGTAGTTGCTGCATACAATAAGCTGGTGCCGAGTACTTTTAAAAACAGATTCTTCATATTTTCTCCTTATTCCATCTTTTTTTACTTTTTACTGCGTTTCCAATATTCCGTGGCACCCAAAAGTCCCCAGCGGTCAAGCGAGCCTCGCATTTCTAGGCGACCGTCCTTGGTGAGTGAAATCTTGCCGTGGTAGGTCTTGTTTTCTTCGGGGTCGTAAATGGAGCCGCCCTTCAGCATACCGTCATCTTCCTTCATGTCCTTGATGATGATGGTGCCGATGAGCTTTTGGTCGGCTGGGTCGTCGGAATCCAGAATTTCGGTGAGTTTGCCGTAATACAGCCCGTTGCTGCTTTTATAGATGAGTACGGTGGCGTAAGGCTTGTCGGTATCGGGGTCGATGGCGGTCCATGGTCCTAGAATTTTGTCGACTTGGGCTTCCGCCGCCAATGTGGCAAGACAAAAGAAAATGGTGAAAAAGATTTTCTTCATATTTTCCTCTTCTTTTGGTTTTACAAGCTTTGGGCTTATTTAATAGTTAGAAACTATCATCCCTTAATATATATTGTTTTTTTTTTACGGTAATGAAAAGTTTTTCCTAGGTATTCCAAATTGGAATATTTTTGCTAAGTTTAACGGCATGAAAGAATACGCTCCTGCCAAGATTAATTTGTTTTTGGATGTTATTCGTAAACGTGAAGATGGCTACCATGATTTGGGCACCCTCTTCCAGACCATCGACGCAGGTGACACTGTAAGCGCCGAACCGCGCCAGGATGGTCGAATTACGCTTTGCTACAACGAACCGCAGAATTATCCGCTGGAAACGGACTTGGTTTACAAGGCCGCCAAGCTCTTGCAGCAGGAATCGGGAACGACCCTCGGTGCAGACATTTATTTGAACAAGGTAATGCCCTTGGGGGCAGGCCTCGGTGGAGGCTCTGCAGACGCTGCAGCAACGCTCCGCTTGCTGAACCAGCTGTGGAAGCTCAAATTCAAATTTGAAAAGCTCGAAGAAATTGGAGCAAAGCTTGGTGCCGATGTCCCCTTCCTGGTGCGTGGCGGTACCGCCATGGCCGAAGGGATTGGTGAAAAGCTCACTTTTGTGAAACCGCTACAGTTGAACGACGAACAGTACCTGCTGGTGGCCACTCCACTTGATTCCGTACCGACCAAGGATGCCTACGCGGGCGTGCCCAAGTCCGGTTCGGACCGCTGGGAAACCTTCAAGGCCAAGTGCAAGTCGGCTGGCAAGTCCGCCATTGAATATGCCCTGGCCAACGGTTTTAACGGCTTCGAGGAATCGGTATTCCCCAAGCACCCCCTCGTTGAAGAAATGAAGAACGAGTTTAAGCGCCTGGGAGCAACCTCCGTCCTGATGTCGGGGTCGGGGGCGTCGGTTTTTGGAGTTTTTGCAACCCGCAAGCAGGCAAAAGCGGCCGCCGAGGAGCTGAAACCGATCTCCAGGTACCAGGTGGTGACCCGCTTTTTCGAGGGTTTTTAGCTAAAGCCCTTTGAAATTTGCGCAAATTTGCTATATTTGCGCCACCATTGGGGTATCGTCAAGTGGTAAGACAACGGATTTTGATTCCGTTATTCGTTGGTTCGAATCCAGCTACCCCAATGAATTTTTTTAACCATTTACTAATTGGAGTAAAATTATGGAACTCACAAAGCTCGCAGCAACCTCGAGAGTGCTAGGCAAGAGCCGCGACAACGCCCGCCTTCGTAAGGCTGGCCAGATCCCGGCTGTCTATTATGGTAAGGGTCAGGAGTCCGTGAATATCAGCGTTAGCGCAATCGATGTTCGCAAGGTCCTCGCCCCGGGTAAGCGTTACACGCTTCTCGACTTGGAAATTGATGGCAAGGCCGGCAACGCTGCCGTAATTTACAACTACCAGAAGAACCCGATCTCCCAGGAAATCGAACACATCGACTTCCTCAAGATCGACGATGCTACCAAGGTCAAGGTTCGCGTTCCCGTTAAGCTGAACGGCCTTCCGGTTGGTGTTAAGACTCAGGGTGGTACTTTTGCTCAGCAGAACCGCTACATCCAGCTCGCCGCCGTGCCGACCAAGATTCCGGCCGTGCTCGAAATGGACATCTCCGACTTCCCGGCTCCGACGACGTTCTACGCCAAGGACCTGAAGCTCGAAGACGGTATCGAACTCGCTTGCAAGCCGCGCACCGTTATCTTCACCATTACTGCCAAGAGCGGTAAGAAGGCTGACGACGCTGTTGATGCTGCCGCTGCTCCGGCTGCCGAAGCTAAGTAATTGCATCAAGCAATCGAAATTGGACCTGTCTGCCTTGTGGCAGGCAGGTCATTTTTTTAGGCTCGAAGCATGAGCTATTTACTATATTACCGTTTACCTCACACCTCAAAGCGCCTTTGGCGCGACCTCATACCTGTTATGTACATCATCGT of Fibrobacter sp. UWT2 contains these proteins:
- a CDS encoding STAS domain-containing protein → MELRTTLNDTEMTIALSGELNTLTSPKLAAEIAAHIERINSLIMDFKECDYVSSAGIRVLLSTFKTLKKKQGNMQLINIGENFKEVLDATGLDAVFGLI
- a CDS encoding outer membrane lipoprotein-sorting protein, producing the protein MKNLFLKVLGTSLLYAATTFAQSATEIAKKVHDLPSGKTSSATISVTLIDKNGKTRNREIASYTMKDGSTDKTVLVFKTPRDVAGISYLTYDYPDKADGSTVDSDSWIYLPAMKKVRRVSGSSKDDDFQGTDFTYDDLGTRSLSKDNFAILGEEKVNGVDCWILESKAKDAKAKVSRRITWVDKKTYVVRKGEYYDKQNRLQKTLTCENIQQVKGYWTTLKMTMTNVQTNHKTVYEINNLKYDEKVNESYFTVSALERELVK
- the ispE gene encoding 4-(cytidine 5'-diphospho)-2-C-methyl-D-erythritol kinase, which codes for MKEYAPAKINLFLDVIRKREDGYHDLGTLFQTIDAGDTVSAEPRQDGRITLCYNEPQNYPLETDLVYKAAKLLQQESGTTLGADIYLNKVMPLGAGLGGGSADAAATLRLLNQLWKLKFKFEKLEEIGAKLGADVPFLVRGGTAMAEGIGEKLTFVKPLQLNDEQYLLVATPLDSVPTKDAYAGVPKSGSDRWETFKAKCKSAGKSAIEYALANGFNGFEESVFPKHPLVEEMKNEFKRLGATSVLMSGSGASVFGVFATRKQAKAAAEELKPISRYQVVTRFFEGF
- a CDS encoding DUF2147 domain-containing protein, with product MKKIFFTIFFCLATLAAEAQVDKILGPWTAIDPDTDKPYATVLIYKSSNGLYYGKLTEILDSDDPADQKLIGTIIIKDMKEDDGMLKGGSIYDPEENKTYHGKISLTKDGRLEMRGSLDRWGLLGATEYWKRSKK
- a CDS encoding RND family transporter, with the protein product MNVEKLSQFFGKIGRAQLRHRWKVLIALIIVTVICSSGLSQFALDIGEDGWFGDSDDITLNTKKYEEIFGNLNGVGVLLVKQGDGDVFSEDMLKVIDKIGTRMKDEIPFADRLTSIIDVDIPVGNEEGFEIKKPYENGIPSDSAELAHARALVMRGSEKTNALVNALVSDDGRETWISLSLHPFKGKELDEKFNGVPDEVSVAIGYKLMEIIESDEFQNKGFKLYGGGMPFDNANEDRYEVPEYGIRVLCSIGVMLLFLALCLRNVFGVVVPAVATLSAIASVFGAMSYFGAKADSALVTLPVVLGMALAVGYSVHYIKMFKLFFRRTGKRKESAIKCVEECGWPVLFTVLTTMASFVSFLFVDMKPLEWMGKTSALVVLAIYLYVTTLIPILLSFGKDRAPKANLEEGATKLDTKFSNWSKFVYKKKRAFIVVTALIIVAFIPGMFKMTAQLDYLTITGDKMSYIRETKEMLKTKLGNQYSYEIMISYDEEGAFKKPENMKALLQLEDYLGTLSLTKWSGGKARVESATSILKEMNRALNEGKDSFYTVPEDEYMLAQLMELSSIEMREDFSDAMDEDFKTTVVNVDMTQFATEEALANMESLKAKLAELFPGAKCTLLGDMIRYSEMSNRIIFGGLKSFGFSLLIIAIMLIFAFSSLKLGLIGMIPNVAPVILVGGVMGYFNFALDFSTITVMPLVLGIAVDDTIHLTTHLKMRYEQSGSSVKAMEATFREIGSTMFLTTIILCSMFSVYLFSPMRFLMVLGILIIIGLSSALLADYTITPALLHVAKPFGKEKENV
- a CDS encoding 50S ribosomal protein L25, encoding MELTKLAATSRVLGKSRDNARLRKAGQIPAVYYGKGQESVNISVSAIDVRKVLAPGKRYTLLDLEIDGKAGNAAVIYNYQKNPISQEIEHIDFLKIDDATKVKVRVPVKLNGLPVGVKTQGGTFAQQNRYIQLAAVPTKIPAVLEMDISDFPAPTTFYAKDLKLEDGIELACKPRTVIFTITAKSGKKADDAVDAAAAPAAEAK
- a CDS encoding DUF1302 family protein; its protein translation is MKRFTALGLALAATVYSQETVFLGSLTAQAGVGLPNTHHNKGDFLLGQTIFDGTIKSYLDEAMVYVNGQIVHDALGSQSTNGSSAFVADDGTYALKLREAYIDWKGEMLALRIGRQIVSWGKADDAQITDVLNPRDESSFVASDYNESKLGIDAVRLSLLTEKTQIDAYWIPFFTPSILPLASGNPLNSQVFPRKFDGSRVGVPEKYNDFELPEKKLSKSELALRASAYTSFADLSLYGFYGWDDLPLIKYSPYINEFYEENDLDTLLVSGEYKRMYMVGADAAIPYGDLVFRFEGAFFPKRHIQTTAYYQIEKFVNENKIPTSERKNQAVGLAGLDWTPSGGWTITAQYVMDKIFDYNDNLDRRDYEHQATLSIEKSVLNETLTLMASGALDLRYFSSASELEIDYKLTDAITLSLIGDLYFRGYKYGMYGGYRDYSSVTFKGKMSF